The Ananas comosus cultivar F153 linkage group 2, ASM154086v1, whole genome shotgun sequence genome contains a region encoding:
- the LOC109726104 gene encoding pyrophosphate--fructose 6-phosphate 1-phosphotransferase subunit beta-like encodes MASSAVANGGAKGPSPGRVAAVYSEVQTSRLKHPLPLPSVLRGAFKIVDGPPSSAAGNPDEIAKLFPNLYGQPSASLVPTGAVPSEIAGSALKIGVVLSGGQAPGGHNVISGIFDYLQEMAKGSVLYGFKGGPAGIMRCKYVELTTDFIYPYRNQGGFDMICSGRDKIETPEQFKQAEETVSKLDLDGLVVIGGDDSNTNACLLAENFRAKSMKTRVIGCPKTIDGDLKSKEVPTSFGFDTACKIYSEMIGNVMTDARSTGKYYHFVRLMGRAASHITLECALQTHPNITLIGEEVAAKKQTLKEVTDYITDIICKRAELGYNYGVILIPEGLIDFIPEVQQLIAELNEILAHDVVDEEGVWKKKLREQSRFLFEFLPQAIQEQLLLERDPHGNVQVAKIETEKMLISMVETELEKRRSEGKYAGHFRGQSHFFGYEGRCGLPTNFDASYCYALGYAAGALLHSGKTGLISSVGNLCAPVEEWTVGGTALTALMDVERRHGKFKPVIKKAMVELEGAPFIKFASMRDEWAIKNRYISPGPIQFHGPGANDVNHTLLLELGAQA; translated from the exons ATGGCGAGCTCCGCGGTGGCGAACGGCGGCGCGAAGGGGCCGTCGCCGGGGCGCGTCGCCGCCGTGTACAGCGAGGTCCAAACGAGTCGCCTCAAgcaccccctccccctcccctccgTCCTCCGCGGCGCCTTCAAGATCGTCGATGGCCCCCCGAGCTCCGCCGCAGGAAACCCCG ATGAGATCGCGAAGCTGTTTCCGAATCTGTATGGTCAGCCGTCGGCGTCGCTGGTGCCAACTGGCGCTGTGCCTTCGGAGATCGCCGGAAGTGCTCTCAAGATCGGCGTCGTTCTCTCCGGTGGCCAGGCTCCCGGAGGCCACAACGTGATATCCGGGATCTTCG ATTATTTGCAGGAGATGGCTAAAGGGAGCGTCCTGTACGGATTCAAAGGAGGTCCCGCGGGCATCATGAGATGTAAATATGTCGAACTTACTACGGACTTCATCTATCCTTACAGGAACCAG GGTGGATTTGACATGATTTGCAGTGGGAGGGATAAGATTGAGACTCCAGAACAG TTTAAGCAAGCTGAAGAGACGGTCTCAAAACTCGATTTGGATGGACTTGTTGTTATTGGCGGAGATGACTCAAACACCAATGCATGCCTTCTCGCTGAAAACTTTAG GGCAAAGAGTATGAAAACTCGGGTTATTGGATGCCCAAAGACAATAGATGGTGATTTGAAAAGCAAGGAAGTTCCAACAAGTTTTGGGTTTGACACTGCTTGCAAG ATTTATTCTGAAATGATTGGAAATGTGATGACAGATGCAAGATCAACTGGAAAGTACTATCACT TTGTGAGGCTTATGGGACGTGCTGCTTCTCACATCACTCTGGAATGTGCTTTACAAACACACCCGAACATCACTTTAATTGGAGAAGAG GTGGCCGCCAAGAAGCAAACTCTCAAAGAAGTAACAGACTACATTACTGACATCATATGTAAGCGTGCAGAGCTTGGTTACAATTATGGTGTCATCCTTATACCAGAAGGCCTAATCGACTTCATTCCTGAG GTTCAGCAACTTATTGCCGAATTGAATGAGATCTTAGCTCATGATGTTGTAGATGAAGAGGGGGTGTGGAAGAAGAAACTTCGAGAGCAATCCCGGTTTCTATTTGAATTTCTACCCCAAGCTATTCAAGAACAACTTCTTCTGGAAAGAGATCCACACGGAAACGTACAG gttgccaaaattgaaactGAGAAAATGCTTATCTCTATGGTTGAAACTGAGTTAGAGAAGAGGAGATCTGAAGGGAAATATGCTGGACATTTTAGAGGACAATCCCACTTTTTTGG TTATGAAGGAAGGTGTGGTTTGCCTACAAATTTTGATGCTTCCTATTGTTATGCATTGGGTTATGCTGCTGGAGCTCTTCTCCATTCTGGAAAGACTGGCCTTATTTCTTCG GTTGGTAACTTGTGTGCTCCTGTCGAAGAATGGACTGTTGGAGGGACTGCACTGACTGCATTAATGGATGTAGAGAGAAGACATG GTAAGTTCAAGCCAGTGATCAAGAAGGCAATGGTGGAGCTTGAAG GTGCACCATTTATAAAGTTTGCTTCCATGCGAGACGAGTGGGCCATAAAGAACAGATACATCAGCCCAG GTCCAATTCAATTTCATGGTCCTGGAGCCAATGATGTCAATCACACTTTATTGCTGGAGCTTGGTGCCCAGGCGTAG
- the LOC109726126 gene encoding uncharacterized protein LOC109726126 has translation MGFDAMANDASAHASNPKDAAKKKRGNRSAKLKQCKLDARREQWLSQVKSNKDGKITSTCAVSPSVASPHSHPPLSQTGKDGAETRRRREEDERDDSSLHEMSDLDSPTHSPTSNASANPSRNAQSIINILSSSGSSIGSSSRSVSDEEEEEAGKRDQGEDGGVLDDWEAVADALTAGNDPGGQESGPQMAQADPVASPGSADVGPCRRASTHPEPVCRAPRAWRPDDAFRPQSLPSISKQRSFTMGMERHWGGPSQKGILSLPSSCPICCEDLDSTDSSFLPCSCGFRLCLFCHKRILEADGRCPGCRKQYDTAPGGIDGNGGAVPLLPLRLYRSCSMSSRY, from the exons ATGGGCTTCGACGCCATGGCCAACGACGCCTCCGCTCACGCATCGAACCCTAAGGACGCCGCGAAGAAGAAGCGG GGCAATCGCTCGGCGAAATTGAAGCAATGCAAGCTCGATGCGCGGCGCGAGCAGTGGCTCTCTCAAG TTAAGAGTAACAAGGATGGAAAGATCACGAGCACCTGCGCGGTGTCTCCTTCCGTCGCCTCGCCGCATTCCCACCCACCTCTTTCCCAGACGGGGAAGGATGGTGCGGagacgaggcggcggcgggaggaggACGAGCGAGACGACTCGTCTCTGCATGAGATGAGCGATTTGGACTCCCCGACGCATAGCCCGACCTCGAATGCCTCGGCAAACCCTTCACGCAATGCCCAATCGATCATCAATATCTtgagcagcagcggcagcagcatTGGATCCAGCTCAAGAAGCGTaagcgacgaagaagaagaggaagcggGCAAGCGGGATCAGGGAGAAGACGGCGGCGTCTTGGACGATTGGGAAGCGGTTGCCGATGCATTGACGGCCGGCAATGATCCAGGCGGCCAGGAATCCGGTCCTCAAATGGCGCAAGCCGACCCTGTGGCTTCCCCTGGTTCTGCGGATGTTGGACCGTGCCGCCGAGCCAGCACCCATCCCGAGCCCGTTTGTCGTGCTCCTAGGGCTTGGAGGCCGGACGATGCTTTCCGTCCTCAGAGCCTACCGAGTATTTCGAAGCAAAGAAGCTTCACGATGGGAATGGAGCGGCACTGGGGAGGGCCTAGCCAGAAGGGCATCCTCTCTTTGCCGTCTTCATGCCCTATTTGCTGTGAAGATCTCGATTCTACCGATTCTAGCTTTCTCCCGTGCTCATGCGGCTTCCGCCTCTGCCTCTTTTGCCACAAGAGGATTCTTGAGGCGGATGGGCGATGCCCTGGATGTAGGAAGCAGTATGATACAGCGCCAGGGGGAATAGATGGTAATGGAGGAGCGGTGCCGTTGCTACCGCTGCGGCTTTACCGTTCTTGTAGCATGAGTTCTAGATATTAA
- the LOC109726118 gene encoding protein EDS1L-like codes for MRSRGTPPPESVDMGEEERILIELCCSLSMRAHHHSSSFSSSPSSSSSSSSSSSIASPFILHSLTQPSPCSIFAFPGSWCADDWICGGRAPFGDSEVDSDLFPSLKSIGPGVVARVNAAFLSSFRRILTGSTLQSEVYKAITEKKRVIFTGHSTGGSIAALATIWLLENCMKSGGATQVHPFCVTFGSPLFGDCVLIHALEREGWSRCFVHFVMTVDIVPRILLTPLSSCREEIQAILHFLSPKASDFSLESIGKSQLVSVFYETVLRSALSVSSYLTSLLMGCTNSILGSLTSFIELSPYRPVGTYVFCTSKGQLVAVKSSYAIMQLLFYCLQLAPQQQMSEVAYRSLNEHWQYDSKIKQCVLGNVDCINYLDKLSPSLTVGDGDLDEEILGDLELSKEASLSLCAAIKWEKQRQSNRARIDANCSKIQEALNCLNDYKATCEIRGLNYYDSFKLHRNIEDFDANVKRIELAGLWDEIVEMLRRHELPDSFENRAEWINLGTRYRRLVEPLDIANYYRHSKNEDTGSYMYKGRPRRYRYSQKWYEQAQRLAEGSSLESCFWAMVEEIQIEIGNKPFEDVREKVTKLESEANGWFNSGYLGRDVFLGNSSFVVWWKSLPEQHRLGSCITRLVCGDETLWTA; via the exons ATGAGGAGCCGCGGAACTCCACCTCCGGAAAGTGTGGACATGGGAGAGGAAGAGCGGATTCTTATCGAGCTCTGTTGCTCCCTCTCCATGAGAGCTCACCATCactcctcttccttctcctcctccccctcttcttcttcttcttcttcttcttcttcttcaatcgCTTCTCCTTTTATCCTCCATTCCCTCACCCAACCCTCTCCTTGCTCCATCTTCGCCTTCCCCGGTTCGTGGTGCGCCGACGATTGGATCTGCGGGGGCCGAGCTCCGTTCGGAGATTCGGAAGTCGATTCTgatctcttcccctctctcaaAAGCATCGGACCTGGCGTTGTCGCCCGAGTAAATGCGGCTTTTCTCTCCTCGTTCCGGAGGATTCTCACGGGTTCTACGCTTCAATCCGAG GTCTATAAAGCTATAACAGAGAAGAAGCGTGTGATTTTCACTGGCCATTCTACAGGAGGCTCAATTGCGGCTCTTGCTACGATATGGTTGCTTGAGAACTGTATGAAATCAGGCGGTGCAACTCAAGTTCATCCCTTCTGTGTGACCTTTGGGTCTCCTCTTTTCGGAGACTGTGTTCTCATCCATGCTCTCGAACGAGAGGGGTGGTCACGCTGCTTCGTTCATTTTGTCATGACGGTTGATATCGTTCCGCGGATTCTCCTAACCCCTCTGTCATCCTGCAGAGAAGAAATTCAGGCCATTCTGCATTTCTTAAGCCCTAAAGCATCAGATTTCAGTCTTGAATCCATCGGCAAATCTCAGTTAGTATCTGTATTTTATGAAACTGTATTAAGGAGTGCGTTATCTGTTTCCAGCTATCTGACCTCCTTGCTCATGGGCTGTACTAACTCTATCCTGGGTTCTTTAACTTCCTTCATTGAGCTTTCCCCGTACAGGCCTGTTGGAACTTATGTTTTCTGTACCAGCAAAGGGCAATTAGTTGCCGTGAAGAGTTCGTATGCTATTATGCAGTTACTATTTTACTGCCTCCAATTGGCTCCCCAACAACAAATGTCGGAGGTTGCATATAGAAGTTTGAACGAGCATTGGCAATATGACTCAAAGATCAAGCAATGTGTATTAGGAAATGTAGATTGTATTAATTACCTGGACAAACTCTCACCATCCTTAACTGTTGGGGATGGTGATTTGGATGAAGAAATCTTGGGGGATCTTGAACTG AGCAAAGAGGCAAGTTTATCCCTTTGTGCTGCAATAAAGTGGGAGAAGCAAAGGCAAAGCAATCGGGCTAGGATTGACGCCAACTGTAGCAAAATACAAGAAGCCCTGAATTGCCTGAATGACTACAAAGCAACATGCGAAATCCGAGGTCTGAATTACTACGACAGCTTCAAACTTCATAGAAACATCGAAGATTTCGATGCTAATGTTAAGAGGATAGAGCTAGCCGGCCTTTGGGATGAGATAGTCGAGATGCTGAGAAGGCATGAACTACCGGATAGCTTTGAGAACCGTGCAGAGTGGATAAATTTAGGCACAAGGTACCGCCGTTTAGTTGAACCTTTGGATATAGCCAACTATTATAGGCACTCTAAGAATGAAGACACGGGCTCTTACATGTATAAAGGGAGGCCGAGGCGTTATAGATATTCACAGAAGTGGTATGAGCAGGCTCAGAGATTAGCCGAAGGGTCTAGCTTGGAATCATGTTTCTGGGCAATGGTTGAAGAGATTCAGATTGAGATTGGTAATAAGCCGTTTGAAGATGTAAGAGAGAAGGTGACGAAACTGGAGAGTGAAGCAAATGGGTGGTTTAATTCTGGTTATTTGGGTAGAGATGTGTTCTTGGGTAATTCCTCATTTGTAGTGTGGTGGAAGTCTCTTCCTGAGCAGCATAGACTGGGGTCCTGTATCACGAGGCTTGTGTGTGGTGACGAGACTTTATGGACTGCTTGA